One window of the Endomicrobium proavitum genome contains the following:
- a CDS encoding lysophospholipid acyltransferase family protein — protein sequence MQVKEKAPVLFIIGRTLFKIMFLVFYRTRVEGKGNIPASGGVIMAPNHTSFFDPPLTASMMKRPLNFMAKQELFNVPVLGFLIKKTNAFAVKRGVMDMQAMRNAFKILQNGHALLMFPEGTRSKDGNLGKARAGAGMVACSAQVPLIPVKIENTNKMSKFKKITIKYGAPIYPPKDFTKDDYIKLSQKVLDEISKMK from the coding sequence ATGCAGGTAAAAGAAAAAGCTCCCGTTTTGTTTATAATCGGAAGAACTTTATTTAAAATAATGTTTCTTGTTTTTTACAGAACTCGCGTTGAAGGAAAAGGAAATATTCCGGCGTCGGGCGGCGTAATAATGGCGCCAAACCACACAAGTTTTTTTGATCCGCCTTTAACGGCGTCTATGATGAAACGCCCTTTAAATTTTATGGCAAAACAGGAATTGTTTAACGTTCCGGTTTTGGGTTTTCTTATAAAAAAAACAAATGCGTTTGCGGTTAAACGCGGCGTTATGGATATGCAGGCAATGCGCAACGCTTTTAAAATTTTGCAAAATGGGCACGCGCTTTTAATGTTTCCCGAAGGCACGCGCTCCAAAGACGGCAATTTGGGAAAAGCCCGCGCAGGGGCGGGCATGGTTGCGTGCAGCGCGCAGGTTCCGTTAATTCCCGTGAAAATAGAAAACACAAATAAAATGTCCAAGTTTAAAAAAATAACTATAAAATACGGCGCGCCGATATATCCGCCGAAAGATTTTACAAAAGACGATTACATTAAACTGTCGCAGAAAGTTTTAGACGAAATTTCAAAGATGAAATAA
- a CDS encoding 4-hydroxy-3-methylbut-2-enyl diphosphate reductase: MKKIKIADKSGFCFGVKRAIDLAEGTLGANKKVYTLGPIIHNPQEVKRLEQEGIKTLDNPQKIKSGIIVLRTHGIPLQLHEKLQNKKNIKIIDATCPFVKRAQDIVKDLSAKNETVVIVGEKLHPEVAALVSYGAGKSFVVENPKEAKNLKIDKNVKINVVSQTTQTPENFNSVVKELKKHFTVKVFNTICKATLDRQQSAERLAKKTDLMIVVGGKNSGNTARLTQICSDFTKTRHIETVGDIKKDWFKNADKIGVTAGASTPGWIIKQVKEEIEKQLKVCKKSGR, from the coding sequence ATGAAAAAAATTAAAATTGCGGATAAATCAGGGTTTTGTTTCGGAGTTAAAAGAGCTATAGATCTTGCAGAGGGAACGTTGGGCGCAAATAAAAAAGTTTATACTTTGGGACCTATAATTCACAATCCGCAGGAAGTTAAAAGACTTGAGCAAGAGGGAATTAAAACTTTAGATAATCCGCAGAAAATTAAAAGCGGAATAATAGTTTTGCGCACGCACGGCATACCGTTGCAGCTGCATGAAAAACTTCAAAATAAAAAAAATATTAAAATTATAGACGCAACTTGCCCGTTTGTTAAAAGGGCTCAAGACATAGTAAAAGATTTAAGCGCGAAAAATGAAACTGTTGTTATAGTGGGAGAAAAGCTGCACCCTGAAGTTGCGGCGTTGGTTTCTTACGGCGCGGGAAAAAGTTTTGTTGTTGAAAATCCGAAAGAAGCCAAAAATCTTAAAATAGATAAAAATGTTAAAATAAACGTTGTAAGCCAAACTACGCAAACGCCTGAAAATTTTAACAGCGTCGTAAAAGAATTAAAAAAACATTTTACCGTAAAAGTTTTTAACACTATATGCAAAGCAACGCTTGATAGGCAGCAGTCCGCGGAACGCCTTGCAAAAAAAACGGACTTAATGATAGTTGTCGGCGGGAAAAATTCCGGAAACACCGCAAGGCTTACGCAGATTTGTTCGGATTTTACTAAAACGCGCCACATAGAAACAGTCGGCGATATAAAAAAAGATTGGTTTAAAAATGCCGATAAAATAGGAGTTACGGCCGGAGCGTCAACTCCGGGCTGGATAATAAAACAAGTTAAGGAGGAAATAGAAAAACAGTTAAAAGTTTGCAAAAAATCGGGACGATGA
- a CDS encoding 30S ribosomal protein S1: MTVNNADKTITQFEETDETSMADLMKEYDHLGNLSVGREIEVSIVAQNEDGFLADLGIKSEGLIPKKEFGEGAVLPPELAVGKKVKVRVVSLKGQPILSYKAIAERAKWDDIEKLVAEGKHVRGTIIKIVKSGFIADIGVNAFLHISQVDSVFVKEPEQYVGKSYEFAVTEFDKRAGKVSLSRRKILDDAKAVKKEALLKTISEGQIIDGTVSRITTFGAFVDLGGVDGLLHIGEIAWYKVKKVEDLLKVGQSIRVQISKISPDGKIGLSMKSLSTNPWDCICEKFPEGLVLQGKVTSITDYGAFVELEPGVEGLLHSSEYAWNDSEAAFKKNVKKGQEIEVKIINVDAENKKISLSVKKIGSNPWDDAFTHYAPGTKVKGVVGNLMPFGAFVKLPEGIEGLVHISDFSWTQKVNRPEDFVKKGDEVEVVVLEVNPKTEKISLSLKHVLQDPYKKYKTGAIVKGKVIRTSDFGAFIELEPGVEALIKNARPSAADAEKTPTVLKEGDEVEAKVVKSDSKERKIEASIKKLEQEREKELVKQYANQDDKLTLGEILTEDE; this comes from the coding sequence ATGACCGTTAACAATGCGGATAAAACAATAACGCAGTTTGAAGAAACAGACGAAACAAGCATGGCAGATTTAATGAAAGAGTACGACCATCTCGGAAATTTAAGCGTAGGCAGAGAAATTGAAGTTTCAATAGTCGCGCAAAACGAAGACGGTTTTTTGGCGGATTTAGGCATAAAATCCGAAGGGCTCATTCCTAAAAAAGAGTTCGGCGAAGGCGCGGTTTTGCCGCCGGAACTTGCCGTAGGGAAAAAAGTAAAAGTTAGAGTTGTAAGCCTTAAAGGTCAGCCGATACTTTCTTATAAAGCAATTGCCGAAAGAGCAAAATGGGACGACATTGAAAAACTTGTCGCCGAAGGCAAACACGTTCGCGGAACAATAATTAAAATCGTTAAAAGCGGTTTTATTGCAGATATCGGCGTTAACGCGTTTTTGCATATTTCGCAGGTTGACAGCGTTTTCGTAAAAGAGCCCGAGCAATACGTAGGCAAATCTTATGAATTTGCCGTAACGGAGTTTGATAAAAGAGCAGGTAAAGTTTCCCTGTCGCGCAGAAAAATTCTTGACGACGCAAAAGCCGTTAAGAAAGAAGCTCTTTTAAAAACCATATCCGAAGGACAAATTATAGATGGAACGGTTTCAAGAATTACAACTTTCGGAGCTTTTGTGGATTTGGGCGGAGTTGACGGTCTTTTGCATATCGGCGAAATTGCGTGGTATAAGGTAAAAAAAGTTGAAGACTTGCTTAAAGTAGGTCAAAGCATACGCGTGCAAATTTCAAAAATTTCTCCCGATGGTAAAATTGGGCTTAGCATGAAAAGTTTATCTACAAATCCTTGGGACTGCATTTGCGAAAAATTTCCGGAAGGGCTTGTTTTGCAGGGAAAAGTTACTTCTATTACCGATTACGGAGCGTTTGTGGAACTTGAGCCCGGCGTTGAAGGTCTTCTGCACTCTTCGGAATACGCATGGAACGACAGCGAAGCCGCGTTTAAGAAAAACGTAAAAAAAGGTCAGGAAATAGAAGTAAAAATAATTAACGTTGACGCTGAAAATAAAAAAATATCTCTATCCGTAAAAAAAATAGGGTCTAACCCGTGGGACGACGCTTTTACTCATTACGCCCCGGGAACGAAAGTTAAAGGCGTGGTTGGCAATTTAATGCCGTTTGGCGCGTTTGTAAAATTGCCGGAAGGCATAGAAGGGCTTGTTCACATAAGCGATTTTTCATGGACGCAAAAAGTTAACCGCCCCGAAGATTTTGTGAAAAAAGGCGACGAAGTTGAAGTTGTAGTTTTAGAAGTTAATCCGAAAACGGAAAAAATTTCTCTTTCGCTTAAACACGTTTTGCAGGATCCCTATAAAAAATATAAAACCGGCGCAATTGTAAAAGGAAAAGTTATCAGAACTTCCGATTTCGGCGCTTTCATAGAACTTGAGCCGGGCGTTGAAGCTTTAATAAAAAACGCCAGACCGTCCGCTGCCGATGCGGAAAAAACTCCGACAGTTTTAAAAGAGGGCGACGAAGTTGAAGCTAAAGTCGTAAAGTCGGATTCCAAAGAAAGAAAAATAGAAGCTTCCATTAAAAAACTTGAGCAAGAAAGAGAAAAAGAACTTGTAAAACAATATGCCAACCAAGACGATAAGTTAACGCTCGGCGAAATTCTAACGGAAGACGAATAA
- the rplM gene encoding 50S ribosomal protein L13 codes for MSKTYLPAIDAIERKWHLIDADGKVLGRLAVQIADILRGKKKVIYTNHIDCGDFVIVTNAAKIVLTGKKLDQKTYFTYSGYPGGAKFKPYSVLMQEAPEKALFAAVKGMLPKNKLADKQLKRLKVFRDANHDHGAQLAAAK; via the coding sequence ATGAGTAAAACTTATTTACCGGCAATTGACGCAATTGAAAGAAAGTGGCATTTAATAGATGCCGACGGAAAAGTCTTAGGAAGACTTGCCGTGCAGATAGCAGACATTTTAAGAGGCAAAAAGAAAGTTATCTATACAAACCATATAGATTGCGGAGATTTTGTTATTGTAACTAATGCTGCCAAAATAGTTTTGACAGGTAAAAAACTTGACCAGAAAACCTATTTCACCTATTCCGGATATCCGGGCGGAGCAAAGTTTAAGCCTTATTCTGTTTTAATGCAGGAAGCTCCTGAAAAAGCGTTGTTTGCGGCGGTTAAAGGCATGTTGCCTAAAAACAAACTTGCGGACAAACAGCTTAAAAGACTTAAAGTTTTCAGAGATGCAAACCACGATCACGGCGCTCAGCTTGCCGCGGCGAAGTAG
- the rpsI gene encoding 30S ribosomal protein S9, which yields MSKVSYVSKGRRKNAIARVSISKGSGNVIINEKTVDEYFGGLERNKKVALKPLTVWSGAKSYDYYVNAAGGGVSGQAGAVSHSIARAILTIDDTARVILKKEGLLTRDSRMVERKKPGRPKARKRFQFSKR from the coding sequence ATGAGTAAAGTTTCTTATGTCAGCAAAGGACGCAGAAAAAATGCCATTGCCCGCGTAAGCATTTCAAAAGGCAGCGGAAATGTAATTATTAATGAAAAAACCGTAGATGAATATTTCGGCGGTCTTGAAAGAAATAAAAAAGTTGCGCTTAAGCCTCTTACGGTTTGGAGCGGCGCAAAAAGTTATGATTATTACGTCAATGCGGCAGGCGGCGGAGTAAGCGGACAAGCAGGCGCGGTAAGCCATTCTATAGCAAGAGCAATTCTTACTATTGATGATACTGCAAGAGTAATTCTTAAAAAAGAAGGGCTTTTAACCAGAGATTCCAGAATGGTTGAAAGAAAGAAGCCCGGAAGACCGAAAGCAAGAAAGCGCTTCCAGTTTTCAAAACGTTAA
- the ppdK gene encoding pyruvate, phosphate dikinase has translation MPKYVYFFGGGKADGDGSMRNLLGGKGANLAEMAGHKNLKLPVPPGFTITTEVCTYYYDHGRKYPKELEKQVVTAMKGVEKVIGKKFGDTKNPLLVSVRSGARSSMPGMMETVLNVGLTTKTIPALIAKTNNERFVYDAYRRLIMMYSDVVMEKGAGIEPKDDEGIRKQLERIMDAKKKERGVSLDTELTSQDLKDLAEAFKIKVKEVLGTDFPDDPYKQVWGGISAVFASWNGKRAIAYRKIEGIPDAWGTAVNVQAMVFGNMGNTSATGVAFSRNPGNGDPRFYGEYLVNAQGEDVVAGTRTPAPINEAATSEHNKNEVTLETFMPKPYKELFAIQKRLEKHYRDMQDIEFTIEDGKLWMLQCRNGKRNGPAAVRMALDMVKEKLITKEEAVLRVTPAQLDELLHPIIDPNAEKTAVILAKGLPAGPGGASGVVVFSSEDAIAADAEGKKVILVREETNPEDVEGMRAAQAILTARGGMTSHAALVARGWGKCCIVGAAAISVDLNSKSMKIGDRIFKEGDWITLNGTKGNVYEGKLAMVDATENSLLFEFLKVCDGVKVLKVRTNADTPADARKAKTFGAEGIGLFRTEHMFYGENSEKPLFALRKMIASSTTEERKKALDELFPFFKEALKGTLEAMDGYPVTVRLLDPPLHEFIPRDVAAQKDIADSIGISIEEFQKRADKLHETNPMMGHRGVRLGITYPEITQMQVRAILEVSAELINAGKKVQPEIMIPVTCSVNELKDQKAIIDAVYKEVVEKTGVKKLQYSLGTMIEIPRAALLADQMAEVADFFSFGTNDLTQMSFGFSRDDVGAFMGDYLNKKILADDPFQTLDTEGVGQLIAYAVELGRDVKPAMKIGICGEHGGDAKSVEFCHSVGMTYTSCSPFRVPIARLAAAQAAVKEKNAAGAAKSKKSAPAKKKAKKAKKK, from the coding sequence ATGCCTAAATACGTGTATTTTTTCGGAGGCGGCAAAGCTGACGGCGACGGAAGCATGAGAAACTTGCTCGGAGGTAAAGGAGCAAATCTCGCAGAAATGGCAGGGCACAAAAATCTTAAACTCCCCGTTCCCCCCGGATTTACAATTACCACAGAAGTTTGCACATATTATTACGACCACGGCAGAAAATACCCGAAAGAGCTTGAGAAGCAAGTTGTAACGGCAATGAAAGGCGTAGAAAAAGTTATAGGCAAAAAATTCGGCGACACAAAAAATCCTCTTTTGGTGTCGGTGCGTTCCGGCGCAAGAAGTTCAATGCCGGGCATGATGGAAACTGTTTTAAACGTAGGTCTTACCACAAAAACCATTCCCGCTCTTATCGCAAAAACCAACAATGAAAGATTTGTTTACGACGCATACAGAAGACTTATAATGATGTACTCCGACGTTGTTATGGAAAAAGGCGCAGGTATTGAACCTAAAGACGACGAAGGAATTCGCAAACAGCTTGAAAGAATAATGGACGCAAAGAAAAAGGAAAGAGGCGTAAGTCTTGACACGGAACTTACATCCCAAGACCTTAAAGATTTGGCTGAAGCCTTTAAAATAAAAGTTAAAGAAGTTCTCGGAACAGATTTTCCTGACGACCCGTACAAACAGGTTTGGGGCGGCATCAGCGCAGTTTTTGCATCGTGGAACGGCAAACGCGCAATAGCTTACAGAAAAATTGAAGGCATTCCCGACGCATGGGGAACCGCCGTCAACGTTCAGGCAATGGTTTTTGGAAACATGGGCAACACTTCCGCAACCGGCGTTGCTTTCTCAAGAAACCCCGGAAACGGCGACCCCAGATTTTACGGCGAATATTTGGTAAACGCTCAGGGCGAAGACGTTGTAGCCGGCACAAGAACGCCCGCTCCTATTAACGAAGCCGCAACAAGCGAGCACAATAAAAATGAAGTAACTTTAGAAACCTTTATGCCTAAACCGTATAAAGAATTGTTTGCAATTCAAAAAAGACTTGAAAAACATTACAGAGATATGCAGGATATAGAATTTACAATTGAAGACGGAAAACTTTGGATGCTTCAGTGCCGCAACGGAAAAAGAAACGGTCCCGCCGCGGTTAGAATGGCGTTGGACATGGTAAAAGAAAAACTTATAACCAAAGAAGAAGCGGTTTTAAGAGTAACGCCGGCGCAGCTTGACGAGCTTTTGCATCCTATTATAGATCCTAATGCGGAAAAAACGGCTGTGATTTTGGCAAAAGGTTTGCCTGCAGGGCCCGGAGGCGCAAGCGGAGTTGTTGTGTTTTCTTCCGAAGACGCTATCGCCGCAGACGCTGAAGGCAAAAAAGTTATTTTGGTTAGAGAAGAAACAAATCCCGAAGACGTAGAAGGCATGAGAGCGGCGCAGGCAATTCTTACAGCCCGCGGCGGTATGACTTCGCACGCGGCTCTTGTAGCCCGCGGCTGGGGAAAATGCTGTATAGTGGGCGCAGCTGCAATTTCCGTAGATTTAAATTCAAAGAGCATGAAAATAGGCGACAGAATATTTAAAGAGGGCGACTGGATTACCCTCAACGGAACAAAAGGAAACGTTTACGAAGGCAAACTCGCAATGGTTGACGCAACGGAAAATTCGCTTCTTTTTGAGTTCTTAAAAGTTTGCGACGGCGTTAAAGTTCTTAAAGTGCGCACAAACGCGGACACTCCTGCGGACGCAAGAAAAGCAAAAACGTTCGGCGCGGAAGGTATAGGACTTTTCAGAACCGAGCATATGTTCTACGGAGAAAATTCCGAAAAGCCGCTTTTTGCTTTAAGAAAAATGATAGCCTCAAGCACAACGGAAGAAAGAAAAAAAGCATTAGACGAACTTTTCCCGTTTTTCAAAGAAGCCCTCAAAGGCACTCTTGAAGCCATGGACGGCTACCCTGTAACCGTCAGGCTTTTAGATCCGCCGCTTCACGAATTTATTCCAAGAGACGTTGCCGCGCAGAAAGATATTGCCGACAGTATCGGAATATCTATTGAAGAGTTCCAAAAGAGAGCCGACAAACTTCACGAAACAAACCCCATGATGGGACACCGCGGAGTTCGTCTTGGCATAACGTATCCTGAAATTACGCAAATGCAGGTTCGCGCAATTTTGGAAGTAAGCGCGGAACTTATAAACGCCGGCAAAAAAGTTCAGCCGGAAATTATGATACCTGTAACCTGTTCGGTAAACGAACTTAAAGATCAAAAAGCAATTATTGACGCCGTCTATAAAGAAGTTGTGGAAAAAACCGGCGTAAAAAAATTGCAGTATTCGCTTGGCACGATGATAGAAATTCCAAGAGCCGCTCTTCTTGCAGACCAAATGGCGGAAGTTGCGGACTTCTTCTCTTTCGGCACCAACGATTTAACACAAATGAGTTTTGGTTTCTCAAGAGACGATGTAGGCGCTTTTATGGGCGACTACTTAAATAAAAAAATTCTTGCCGACGATCCTTTCCAAACTCTTGATACCGAAGGCGTAGGACAATTAATTGCTTACGCGGTAGAACTCGGAAGAGACGTAAAACCCGCAATGAAAATCGGCATCTGCGGCGAACACGGCGGAGACGCAAAATCCGTAGAGTTCTGCCACAGTGTGGGAATGACTTACACTTCCTGCTCGCCTTTTAGAGTTCCAATAGCAAGACTTGCCGCCGCCCAAGCAGCAGTTAAAGAAAAAAATGCCGCCGGCGCAGCAAAATCAAAAAAATCCGCACCTGCAAAAAAGAAAGCCAAAAAAGCTAAAAAGAAATAA